A region from the Verrucomicrobiota bacterium genome encodes:
- a CDS encoding Crp/Fnr family transcriptional regulator, whose amino-acid sequence MHANPNHSMSSGPNSFAEFRFLATVNTLRKCPLFADLSVETQREIAQISLVKMLAKGDYLFHEGAPVHGFYVVQSGAIKLHRVNLSGKEQVIHVFRTHEVLGEEALMSDSGHLADASAAEPSRVLTIRKAEFLALLKRRPELVFSVVKSVGDQFRLLLDLLEDLTLKDVPTRLANWLIQHCPNPDSHDPCTIELPMAKRLLASELGTVSETFSRTLARFRAEKLLTINGRVVTLLCPSKLLRLVRGGFGLDRSPGQPAPWKSAANSHHPSDLLSPARDRARVPARKVNGAVPEWAMAALPS is encoded by the coding sequence ATGCATGCGAATCCCAACCATTCCATGAGTTCTGGTCCGAATTCGTTCGCGGAATTCAGATTCCTGGCCACCGTCAACACCCTGCGCAAATGTCCCTTGTTCGCGGACCTCTCCGTCGAGACGCAGCGCGAGATCGCGCAGATCAGCCTCGTCAAAATGCTCGCCAAAGGCGACTACCTGTTTCACGAAGGCGCGCCCGTCCACGGCTTCTATGTCGTGCAGAGCGGCGCCATCAAGCTGCACCGAGTCAATCTCAGCGGGAAAGAACAGGTCATTCACGTGTTCCGCACGCATGAAGTCCTGGGCGAGGAAGCCCTGATGTCGGATTCCGGACACCTCGCCGACGCCAGCGCCGCGGAACCTTCGCGGGTGTTGACCATTCGCAAGGCGGAATTTCTGGCTCTGCTGAAACGCCGTCCGGAACTGGTCTTCAGCGTGGTGAAATCTGTCGGCGATCAATTCCGTCTCCTGCTCGATTTGCTGGAGGATCTGACCTTGAAGGATGTCCCGACGCGCCTGGCCAACTGGCTGATCCAGCACTGCCCCAATCCGGACAGCCACGATCCCTGCACGATTGAACTGCCCATGGCCAAGCGTTTGCTCGCGTCCGAGCTCGGCACCGTCAGCGAGACGTTCTCCCGCACCCTGGCTCGTTTTCGCGCGGAGAAGCTTTTGACGATCAATGGCCGGGTCGTGACCTTGCTGTGTCCGAGCAAGCTGCTTCGGTTGGTGCGCGGCGGTTTTGGCCTGGATCGTTCGCCGGGGCAGCCTGCGCCTTGGAAGAGCGCTGCAAATTCGCACCATCCTTCGGATCTTCTTTCCCCCGCCCGGGACCGGGCTCGCGTTCCAGCGCGGAAGGTCAACGGCGCCGTGCCCGAATGGGCCATGGCAGCCTTGCCCTCGTGA
- a CDS encoding uroporphyrinogen decarboxylase: MTSHQRFLNACHGAPVDRPPIWLMRQAGRVLPEYRALKATHSFLDLVQTPELAAEVTLQPIRRFGFDAAILFSDILVVAEAMGQGYCFRDQGGVEMAFAIRSEADIDRLDPDAVVERLQYVARAIPLIQSELAGQTALLGFAGSPWTLANFMLEGGSVKECTKAKALFYSDPALFSRLLEKLTLAVTRFLQLQIDAGVDGVQIFDSLGGLLAADTFGPASARWITKIIASLPSQIPVIAFSKGTHGNWDVLARTGAQVLSIDWTVRLSEARARLPGRIGLQGNLDPFILTTRPEIVAAEARRILDEMREENGFIFNLGHGVPPTAPLENLESLVTTVQGFRRELHSSPIKGEA, from the coding sequence CTGACCTCGCACCAACGGTTCCTGAACGCGTGCCATGGCGCCCCGGTGGATCGTCCGCCGATCTGGCTGATGCGCCAGGCGGGCCGCGTCTTGCCGGAATACCGCGCCCTCAAAGCGACGCATTCCTTTCTCGATCTGGTGCAAACGCCGGAGCTCGCTGCGGAAGTCACCTTGCAGCCGATCCGCCGCTTCGGATTCGATGCCGCGATCCTTTTCAGTGATATTCTCGTCGTCGCGGAAGCGATGGGCCAGGGGTATTGCTTCCGCGATCAAGGCGGCGTCGAAATGGCTTTCGCGATTCGTTCGGAGGCGGACATCGACCGGCTCGATCCGGACGCCGTGGTGGAGCGCCTGCAATATGTCGCGCGCGCCATCCCGTTGATTCAGTCTGAACTGGCCGGCCAAACCGCTTTGCTCGGATTCGCCGGTTCGCCATGGACGCTGGCCAATTTCATGTTGGAAGGCGGCAGCGTCAAAGAGTGCACCAAGGCGAAAGCGCTTTTCTATTCTGATCCCGCGTTGTTTTCGAGATTGCTCGAGAAGTTGACCCTGGCCGTCACGCGCTTCCTGCAATTGCAGATCGACGCCGGCGTGGATGGCGTCCAGATCTTCGATAGCCTGGGCGGTTTGTTGGCCGCCGACACGTTTGGCCCGGCCTCCGCCCGCTGGATCACTAAAATCATCGCTTCGTTGCCCAGCCAAATTCCGGTGATCGCCTTTTCCAAAGGGACGCATGGCAACTGGGACGTGCTCGCGCGGACGGGCGCCCAGGTGCTCAGCATCGACTGGACCGTCCGGTTGTCCGAGGCGCGCGCGCGCTTGCCGGGCCGCATCGGTCTCCAAGGGAACCTGGACCCGTTCATTCTGACGACGCGGCCGGAAATCGTCGCTGCGGAAGCGCGCCGCATTCTCGACGAAATGCGGGAAGAGAACGGGTTCATTTTCAATCTGGGCCACGGCGTTCCTCCGACCGCGCCGCTGGAAAACCTCGAAAGCCTGGTGACCACCGTGCAGGGCTTTCGGCGCGAGTTACATTCGAGCCCCATCAAAGGAGAGGCGTGA
- the hemN gene encoding oxygen-independent coproporphyrinogen III oxidase: MKIDLDLVRKYSVPGPRYTSYPPATQFKDVLAKAELLDRVRISQRRAADLSLYFHLPFCRSLCWFCGCTTVITTAQNKSAVYLQYLQKELDLIAPLIQPDRQVVQLHFGGGTPTFLLPDEIRALGGMIHSRFKVARDAEAGVEIDPRTVTPDHLKALREVRFNRVSLGVQDNDPVVQAAVHRIQPAEQTQRVVGWIREAGFASLNIDLIYGLPFQRVESFAKTLDQVIALSPDRLAVFSYAHVPWIKPAQRVFKESNLPTAEVKLQLLKLSIEKLTAAGYVYIGMDHFARADDELAVAQRQKKLQRNFQGYSTRAGTNLFAFGMSSISQADGIYWQNKKELPAYYASLDQSDLPFAKCYFLTEDDKIRRQTIMRLMCDFGLDFAAMSDALGIKFREYFAAELASLSDLEADGLVEITEGLLAVTTLGRLLIRNIAMRFDAYLPKDHERRFSKTI, encoded by the coding sequence ATGAAGATCGACCTTGATCTGGTTCGCAAATACTCGGTCCCCGGACCGCGTTACACGTCGTATCCGCCCGCGACGCAGTTCAAGGATGTGCTCGCCAAAGCGGAGTTGCTGGACCGGGTTCGGATTTCCCAACGGAGGGCCGCGGATCTCTCCCTTTACTTTCATTTGCCCTTTTGCCGGTCGCTCTGCTGGTTTTGCGGCTGCACCACGGTCATCACGACGGCGCAGAACAAAAGCGCGGTCTATCTGCAGTATCTCCAAAAAGAACTGGACTTGATCGCGCCATTGATCCAGCCGGACCGGCAGGTCGTGCAACTTCATTTCGGCGGGGGGACTCCGACCTTCCTTCTGCCGGACGAAATCCGCGCACTGGGTGGCATGATTCATTCGCGGTTCAAAGTCGCCCGCGACGCCGAAGCCGGCGTGGAGATCGATCCGCGCACGGTCACGCCCGATCACTTGAAAGCGCTGCGCGAAGTCCGGTTCAACCGCGTGTCGCTCGGCGTTCAGGACAACGACCCGGTCGTGCAGGCCGCCGTTCATCGCATTCAACCTGCGGAACAGACTCAGCGCGTGGTGGGCTGGATTCGAGAGGCCGGCTTCGCCTCGCTGAACATCGATTTGATCTACGGCTTGCCGTTTCAAAGGGTGGAAAGCTTCGCGAAAACGCTGGATCAGGTCATCGCGCTTTCGCCCGACCGGCTGGCGGTGTTCAGTTACGCGCACGTGCCCTGGATCAAGCCCGCGCAGCGCGTCTTCAAGGAAAGCAACCTTCCGACGGCCGAGGTCAAACTCCAGCTCCTGAAACTGAGCATCGAGAAGCTGACCGCCGCCGGATACGTGTACATCGGCATGGATCACTTCGCGCGAGCCGACGATGAACTGGCTGTGGCGCAGCGCCAAAAGAAGCTGCAACGGAATTTTCAGGGCTACAGCACGCGGGCCGGCACGAATCTGTTCGCGTTCGGGATGTCCTCGATTTCTCAGGCCGACGGCATTTACTGGCAAAACAAGAAAGAGCTCCCGGCGTATTACGCGTCGCTGGATCAAAGCGATTTGCCTTTCGCGAAGTGCTATTTCCTGACCGAAGACGACAAGATCCGGCGCCAGACGATCATGCGGTTGATGTGCGATTTCGGGCTGGACTTTGCGGCGATGTCGGACGCGTTGGGAATCAAGTTTCGCGAGTACTTCGCCGCGGAACTGGCCTCCCTCAGCGATCTGGAAGCGGACGGTTTGGTGGAAATCACCGAAGGCCTCCTGGCGGTCACGACCCTGGGGCGGCTGTTGATTCGCAACATCGCCATGCGTTTTGACGCTTATCTCCCCAAAGACCACGAACGACGGTTCTCCAAGACCATATGA
- the hemG gene encoding protoporphyrinogen oxidase codes for MKSIAIIGGGITGLTAAFRLGQKNIPTTLYEAGPRAGGVISTVRREGYLAESGPNSILETSPLITALVRDLGLEPRRLNPAPAAKKRYVVRGGQPIALPQSPLGFFTTPLFSVGAKLGLLAEPFVPRAPEAREESIAEFVTRRIGNEFLDYAINPFVAGVYAGNPAQLSVRHAFPKLYALEQKYGSLILGQFLGARERRRRAEVSKQAAKMFSFDDGLQVLTDTLAGRLADRIRFSTPVVRFQQTSEGWRVTVRQEGCEETHDHAAVIFTAPVHRLPEMQLQSERYLNWAPLSQINYPPVASVALGFRRDDVAHPLDGFGVLIPEKEQFNILGTLFSSSLFPNRAPAGHVTLTSFAGGTRHPELAMRGAEKLVRITLQDLRALLGVAGQPTFQHIALFPKAIPQYEVGYGQFEELMREVEEKAPGFFLAGNYRRGISLGDSIVSGHHVAESAERHWTTALPKEAIQVPKFSTELAA; via the coding sequence ATGAAATCCATCGCAATCATCGGCGGCGGGATCACCGGTTTGACCGCTGCGTTTCGATTGGGACAAAAGAACATTCCCACGACCCTTTACGAGGCGGGACCGCGCGCCGGTGGCGTGATCTCCACCGTGAGACGCGAGGGTTACCTCGCTGAGTCCGGGCCGAATTCGATCCTGGAAACGTCCCCGCTGATCACCGCTCTCGTCCGCGACCTGGGACTTGAGCCGCGCCGTTTGAATCCGGCCCCGGCAGCGAAGAAGCGCTACGTCGTCCGCGGCGGCCAGCCGATTGCTTTGCCCCAGTCGCCGCTCGGCTTTTTCACCACGCCGCTTTTCTCGGTGGGCGCGAAGCTGGGTTTGCTGGCCGAGCCGTTCGTGCCACGGGCTCCCGAGGCCCGCGAGGAGAGCATCGCGGAATTTGTCACGCGGCGCATCGGAAACGAATTCCTGGATTACGCGATCAATCCTTTTGTCGCGGGCGTTTACGCCGGGAACCCGGCTCAGCTTTCCGTGCGGCACGCCTTCCCCAAACTCTACGCGCTGGAACAAAAATACGGGTCCTTGATTCTGGGCCAGTTCCTGGGCGCGCGGGAGCGGCGGCGGCGGGCCGAAGTGTCCAAGCAGGCGGCCAAAATGTTTTCTTTCGACGACGGCCTGCAAGTGCTCACGGATACCCTGGCGGGACGGCTGGCGGATCGCATCCGGTTTTCGACGCCGGTCGTCCGTTTCCAACAAACGAGCGAGGGCTGGAGGGTCACGGTCAGGCAGGAAGGCTGCGAGGAGACGCACGATCACGCCGCCGTTATTTTCACCGCGCCGGTCCATCGGTTGCCGGAGATGCAATTGCAGTCTGAGCGCTACTTGAATTGGGCGCCGCTGTCGCAGATCAATTACCCGCCCGTGGCCAGTGTCGCCCTGGGATTCCGACGCGACGACGTGGCGCATCCGCTGGACGGATTTGGCGTGCTCATTCCCGAGAAGGAACAATTCAACATTCTGGGAACACTTTTCTCCTCGTCGCTCTTTCCGAATCGCGCGCCCGCCGGGCACGTCACGTTGACGAGCTTTGCCGGCGGCACGCGCCACCCGGAGCTGGCGATGCGCGGGGCCGAAAAATTGGTGCGCATTACCCTCCAGGATCTGCGCGCGTTGTTGGGCGTCGCGGGCCAGCCCACGTTCCAACACATCGCGCTTTTCCCGAAGGCCATTCCGCAATACGAAGTCGGCTACGGACAGTTCGAGGAGCTGATGCGGGAGGTCGAAGAAAAGGCGCCGGGCTTTTTCCTGGCCGGCAATTATCGCCGCGGCATTTCGCTCGGAGACTCAATCGTGTCGGGTCACCACGTCGCGGAGTCGGCCGAGCGGCATTGGACGACCGCATTGCCGAAAGAAGCGATTCAGGTCCCGAAATTCTCGACCGAACTGGCCGCATGA
- a CDS encoding ferrochelatase, with translation MTRQGVLLINLGSPDSPSVRDVRRYLREFLMDGRVLDAPYPVRFFVVNCCILPRRPRESAEAYHKIWGPNGSPLVDTSRKLRTLLQERVSMPVELAMRYQNPSADAAIRNLRAQGVDELLLIPLFPHYAMSSYETAVERVRDAVRRFAPRMEMTVVPPYYDAPEYIEALAASAGAYLDQGYDHLLFSFHGLPERHLRKSDPTGCHCLRAQNCCAAPSPAHRTCYRAQCLKTVAAFTQRTGVTKYSVAFQSRLGKEPWLQPYADQEIVRLARSGVKRLLVICPAFVADCLETIEEIGMRGRELFWEAGGEEFALIPCLNDHPVWLDALQRMVDRFVDSAASQRALLARS, from the coding sequence ATGACAAGACAGGGAGTTTTGCTGATCAACCTGGGGTCGCCGGATTCCCCCAGTGTCCGCGACGTGCGCCGGTATCTCCGCGAGTTTCTCATGGATGGCCGCGTGCTTGACGCGCCGTATCCGGTGCGGTTTTTCGTGGTGAACTGCTGCATTCTGCCGCGGCGTCCAAGGGAATCGGCCGAAGCGTACCACAAGATTTGGGGGCCGAACGGCTCGCCGCTCGTCGATACGAGCCGGAAGTTGCGAACGCTCTTGCAAGAGCGCGTCTCTATGCCGGTTGAACTCGCGATGCGCTACCAGAACCCGTCAGCCGACGCTGCCATCCGCAACCTGCGCGCTCAGGGCGTGGACGAACTGTTGCTCATCCCGCTTTTCCCGCACTACGCCATGTCCAGCTACGAGACTGCGGTGGAACGAGTGCGCGATGCGGTCCGGCGATTCGCCCCTCGGATGGAAATGACTGTCGTGCCGCCCTATTATGACGCGCCGGAATACATCGAGGCGTTGGCCGCCAGCGCCGGGGCTTACCTGGACCAGGGCTACGATCACTTGCTGTTCAGTTTTCACGGATTGCCCGAACGTCATTTGCGCAAATCCGATCCGACGGGCTGCCACTGTCTGAGGGCGCAGAATTGCTGCGCCGCGCCGAGTCCGGCGCATCGAACCTGTTATCGGGCCCAGTGCCTCAAGACGGTGGCCGCGTTCACGCAGCGGACGGGTGTGACGAAGTATTCGGTGGCGTTTCAATCCCGGCTCGGCAAGGAACCCTGGCTCCAGCCCTACGCAGACCAGGAGATTGTCCGTCTGGCCCGGAGCGGTGTGAAGCGATTGCTTGTGATCTGCCCGGCGTTTGTCGCGGATTGCCTGGAAACGATCGAGGAGATCGGGATGCGCGGTCGGGAACTTTTCTGGGAGGCGGGCGGCGAGGAATTCGCGCTCATCCCGTGCTTGAACGATCACCCGGTGTGGCTTGACGCGCTGCAAAGAATGGTGGATCGGTTCGTGGACAGTGCGGCGTCACAAAGGGCATTGCTCGCCCGATCGTGA